Proteins encoded together in one Lathyrus oleraceus cultivar Zhongwan6 chromosome 5, CAAS_Psat_ZW6_1.0, whole genome shotgun sequence window:
- the LOC127079157 gene encoding uncharacterized protein LOC127079157 gives MGGSKASSTSEVGNGLPRCGCNETMKLLVSKSIENPGRKFWKCRNYMNGCGLFLWDDLVSEFAVKETNPSGCRQCEVNKAYLIEFAKEIVEEIDCRVGKLNKLEKLKKKIAMEKRKNLWLMFVIGLSWMLIAAMVKLV, from the exons ATGGGTGGCAGCAAGGCATCTTCCACGAGTGAAGTTGGAAACGGCTTACCAAGATGTGGATGCAATGAAACCATGAAGTTGTTGGTCTCCAAGTCAATTGAAAACCCCGGTCGCAAATTTTGGAAATGCAGGAATTATATG AATGGGTGCGGTTTATTTTTGTGGGATGATTTGGTCAGTGAGTTTGCAGTGAAAGAAACCAATCCGTCCGGATGCCGCCAATGTGAAGTCAACAAGGcttatttgattgaatttgcTAAAGAGATTGTTGAGGAGATAGATTGCAGAGTCGGAAAGCTTAACAAGTTAGAAAAACTGAAGAAAAAGATTGCAATGGAAAAGAGGAAAAATTTATGGTTAATGTTTGTAATTGGTCTGTCATGGATGTTGATAGCAGCTATGGTTAAGTTAGTCTAA